The following coding sequences are from one Arcobacter nitrofigilis DSM 7299 window:
- a CDS encoding alcohol dehydrogenase catalytic domain-containing protein translates to MENNIMKAMVLVGHGGIDKLIYKDVEIPTPKKGEVLIKVTATAKNNTDRKAREGLYPVDDNNKEEVTSFNMTGDNTFTFPRIQGADIVGVVEKVADDVDKNLIGQRGLVDFNIYLSQNPDLNLIPDYYGHGADGGYAEYVVVPSENFYAIPNKNLDDAQLASLGMCSYQTGFRMLNASRVKAGDKVLISGASGGVGTALIQMCKVLGAIPYALSSKDKEEELLALGAQKVIDRGELSTLKQRILEATKGENIDAVMDLVGGEYTNIFIDTMIIDMKKRDDYPRLSIAGASSHNITEVLWSKIYLYQVEIHGVSHGTKNEAKQLMQWIKEEKLKPILHATFKLSNLHEAEKYFVSRGKGYLGKIVIVPDSQWEEHGAKYSLKIENE, encoded by the coding sequence ATGGAAAATAATATAATGAAAGCTATGGTCTTAGTTGGTCATGGTGGAATAGATAAGTTAATATATAAAGATGTTGAAATTCCTACACCTAAAAAAGGTGAGGTTCTAATAAAAGTAACAGCAACAGCTAAAAATAATACAGATAGAAAAGCCAGAGAAGGTTTATATCCAGTTGATGATAACAATAAAGAAGAGGTAACTTCTTTTAATATGACAGGAGATAATACCTTCACTTTCCCACGAATTCAAGGGGCAGATATCGTTGGAGTTGTTGAAAAAGTTGCAGATGATGTAGATAAAAATTTAATAGGTCAAAGGGGACTTGTTGATTTTAATATCTATTTATCTCAAAATCCCGATTTAAATTTAATACCTGATTATTATGGTCATGGAGCAGATGGTGGATATGCAGAATATGTAGTTGTTCCTAGTGAAAACTTTTATGCTATACCAAATAAAAATCTTGATGATGCCCAATTAGCCTCTCTTGGTATGTGTTCATATCAAACTGGCTTTAGAATGTTAAATGCTTCACGGGTAAAAGCTGGAGATAAAGTACTAATAAGCGGTGCAAGTGGTGGAGTTGGAACTGCCCTAATTCAAATGTGCAAAGTCTTAGGCGCAATTCCTTATGCTCTTAGTTCAAAGGATAAAGAAGAAGAATTATTGGCTCTTGGTGCACAAAAAGTGATTGATAGAGGTGAACTCTCAACTTTAAAACAAAGAATTTTAGAAGCAACAAAGGGTGAAAATATTGATGCTGTTATGGATTTAGTTGGTGGAGAATATACAAATATTTTTATTGATACTATGATTATAGATATGAAAAAAAGAGATGACTACCCAAGACTAAGTATAGCAGGAGCTAGTTCACATAACATCACTGAAGTATTATGGTCTAAGATTTATCTTTATCAAGTGGAGATTCATGGGGTATCACATGGTACAAAAAATGAAGCAAAACAGTTAATGCAATGGATAAAAGAGGAAAAACTAAAACCCATTTTACATGCAACCTTTAAACTTTCAAATCTCCATGAAGCAGAAAAATATTTTGTTTCAAGGGGAAAAGGATATTTAGGAAAAATAGTAATAGTACCTGATTCTCAATGGGAAGAACATGGTGCAAAATACTCTTTAAAGATAGAAAATGAATAA
- a CDS encoding universal stress protein: MFKKVLVGLDGSELAYSALEKACELCKNFDSELNIVSVFRHHSFIEGSLSMVRGATEYENMDDVLGQYAKEVVEDGKKIAYNLGLNKEKVKGFIRSGQVAKQILHFAKTNNIDLIVVGKQGQGDLTGYLLGGTSHKISGLAKCPVLVI; encoded by the coding sequence ATGTTTAAAAAAGTATTAGTAGGACTAGATGGTTCAGAGTTAGCTTACAGTGCACTTGAAAAAGCTTGTGAGCTTTGTAAAAACTTTGATTCTGAACTAAATATTGTTTCAGTATTTAGACATCATAGTTTTATTGAAGGCTCTTTATCTATGGTAAGAGGTGCAACTGAATATGAAAATATGGATGATGTTTTAGGTCAATATGCAAAAGAAGTTGTAGAAGATGGTAAAAAGATAGCTTACAACTTAGGATTAAATAAAGAAAAAGTAAAAGGATTTATTCGTTCAGGACAAGTTGCGAAACAAATCTTGCATTTTGCAAAAACAAATAATATTGACCTAATTGTAGTAGGTAAACAAGGTCAAGGTGACTTGACAGGTTATTTACTTGGTGGGACTTCTCACAAAATCTCTGGTTTAGCTAAATGTCCTGTTTTGGTTATCTAA
- a CDS encoding TRAP transporter large permease: MAILIFSIMVVLLLLGFPMMIPLIAGSTVGFYEVFGDFDRMQFMIQQMMGGIRPAALIAVPMFILSADIMTRGKSAEKLIDLVMSFVGHIKGGLAVSTACACAMFGAVSGSTQATVVAIGSPLRPRLQKGGYKDSFILALIINSSDIAFLIPPSIGMIIYGIVSKTSIPELFIAGIGPGLLILVLFSIYCIAYAYKNDIPTQEKSTWKERLLAFYHALWPLGFPVIIIGGIFGGIFSPTEAAAVSVAYALFLEGVIFKTMRFKEFYSSAVATGLVTAVVFILVAAGAAFAWILSFAQVPQEILASIGIKEMGEYGVLAVISIAFFVGCMFVDPIVVILVLVPIFAPVVDSVGLDPVLVGTIITLQVAIGSATPPFGCDIFTAIAIFKRPYFEVIKGTPPFIFILLSVAVALIFFPQIALYFRDLAFR; the protein is encoded by the coding sequence ATGGCAATTTTAATTTTTTCTATAATGGTTGTATTATTACTCTTAGGCTTTCCAATGATGATACCTCTAATTGCAGGGTCAACTGTTGGATTTTATGAAGTATTTGGTGATTTTGATAGAATGCAATTTATGATTCAGCAAATGATGGGTGGTATCAGACCAGCTGCTCTTATTGCAGTTCCTATGTTTATTTTATCAGCAGATATTATGACAAGAGGAAAATCAGCTGAAAAATTAATTGATTTAGTAATGTCTTTTGTGGGACATATAAAAGGTGGTTTGGCAGTTAGTACAGCTTGTGCTTGTGCTATGTTTGGAGCAGTTTCTGGTTCAACTCAAGCTACTGTTGTAGCAATTGGTTCTCCACTTAGACCAAGATTACAAAAAGGTGGATATAAAGACTCATTTATTCTTGCTTTGATAATCAATTCTAGTGATATAGCATTTTTAATTCCCCCTAGTATTGGTATGATTATTTATGGAATTGTTTCTAAAACTTCAATTCCTGAATTATTTATTGCTGGAATTGGACCTGGACTTTTAATTCTAGTTCTTTTTTCTATATATTGTATTGCTTATGCGTACAAAAATGATATACCAACTCAAGAAAAATCTACTTGGAAAGAGAGATTATTAGCATTTTATCATGCTCTATGGCCTTTAGGATTTCCTGTAATTATTATCGGTGGTATTTTTGGTGGTATTTTTAGTCCAACAGAAGCTGCTGCTGTTAGTGTTGCTTATGCCCTATTCTTAGAAGGTGTTATATTTAAAACTATGAGATTTAAAGAATTTTATAGTTCAGCTGTTGCAACTGGTTTAGTTACAGCAGTAGTATTTATCTTAGTGGCTGCTGGTGCAGCATTTGCATGGATTTTATCTTTTGCACAAGTTCCACAAGAGATATTAGCATCAATTGGTATAAAAGAGATGGGTGAATATGGAGTATTAGCTGTTATTTCTATTGCATTTTTTGTTGGTTGTATGTTTGTTGATCCTATTGTTGTAATCTTAGTACTTGTTCCAATTTTTGCACCAGTTGTTGATTCTGTGGGCTTAGATCCAGTTTTAGTTGGAACTATAATTACCTTACAAGTTGCTATTGGTTCGGCTACACCACCTTTTGGTTGTGATATTTTTACAGCAATTGCAATATTCAAAAGACCATATTTTGAAGTAATAAAAGGAACACCTCCTTTTATATTTATACTTTTATCAGTTGCTGTTGCACTAATTTTCTTCCCACAAATTGCCCTATATTTTAGGGACTTAGCTTTTAGATAA
- a CDS encoding TRAP transporter small permease — translation MENSEKVSKKKINPLLKGLDFMDKIIGKFEKLMLGLGIIAMAINTIAAVVSRFIFNDAIIFTDELNMIFIVVVTFAGLSYAARQGRHIRMSAIYDLLNSNLRKIFMVIISTITGLFMFFLSYYAILYILSIYNSGRILPALGIHVYIIYLWVPIGFIITGLQYFSTVLKNIRHEDVYLSTNIKDGYTDEANQIEV, via the coding sequence ATGGAAAATTCAGAAAAGGTATCCAAAAAAAAGATTAACCCTCTTTTAAAAGGTCTTGATTTTATGGATAAGATAATTGGTAAGTTCGAAAAACTGATGCTTGGACTTGGTATTATTGCAATGGCTATAAATACTATTGCAGCTGTTGTTAGTAGATTTATTTTCAATGATGCAATTATATTTACAGATGAATTAAATATGATTTTCATAGTTGTTGTAACTTTTGCTGGATTAAGTTATGCAGCAAGACAAGGTAGACATATAAGAATGTCAGCTATTTATGACTTATTAAATTCAAACTTGCGAAAAATATTTATGGTTATTATTTCAACTATAACTGGACTATTTATGTTCTTTTTATCATATTATGCAATTTTGTATATCTTAAGTATTTATAATAGTGGCAGAATATTACCTGCACTTGGAATTCATGTTTATATTATCTATTTATGGGTCCCTATTGGTTTTATAATTACTGGTTTACAATATTTTTCAACAGTACTTAAAAATATTAGACATGAAGATGTATATTTATCTACAAATATTAAAGATGGTTATACAGATGAAGCTAATCAAATAGAAGTTTAG
- a CDS encoding TRAP transporter substrate-binding protein produces MKLINLKSLVLAGMIAATSLSAATWKYAMGEGVDDPQGIYAVAFKNYIETHSDNKIKIYPVGSLGEETDLLEQTRAGLIQFLGQSTGYMGGTIPEMDLFTLPYVLPTDTKELDYFFKHSKAINKLLPPIFNKHGLELLAVFPEGEMAITTNKVFRSPKDLEGMKMRVMPGSPILVDTYKAFGASPVPMSWGDLIGALKTNMVDGEENPTVWIEAYDLDKLSKVLTYIGHSSFNACAVTNKQFYDKLSAKDKKLVKDASAHAEKVILKEAQKLDAYGLGRIVRTNPDYKIVTLTKEERKAFKERAKPVQEKFASKSASNKKLLDQMRIDLEEAEKNAK; encoded by the coding sequence ATGAAATTAATTAACTTAAAATCTCTGGTTCTTGCAGGTATGATAGCTGCAACAAGTCTTAGTGCAGCAACATGGAAGTATGCAATGGGTGAAGGGGTAGATGATCCTCAAGGTATTTATGCAGTGGCCTTTAAAAACTATATTGAAACTCATTCTGATAACAAAATTAAAATATACCCTGTTGGTTCATTAGGTGAAGAGACAGACCTTTTGGAACAAACAAGAGCTGGATTGATTCAATTTTTAGGACAATCAACTGGTTATATGGGTGGAACAATTCCTGAAATGGATCTATTTACTCTACCTTATGTTTTACCAACTGATACAAAAGAGTTAGACTATTTTTTCAAACACTCAAAAGCTATTAATAAACTTTTACCTCCAATTTTCAACAAACATGGATTAGAGTTATTAGCAGTTTTTCCAGAAGGTGAAATGGCAATTACTACAAATAAAGTGTTTAGATCTCCTAAAGATTTAGAAGGAATGAAAATGAGGGTTATGCCTGGTTCTCCAATTTTGGTTGATACTTATAAAGCATTTGGAGCTTCTCCTGTTCCTATGAGTTGGGGTGATTTAATTGGTGCTTTAAAAACAAATATGGTTGATGGTGAAGAAAACCCAACTGTTTGGATTGAAGCTTATGATTTAGATAAATTATCAAAAGTTTTAACTTATATAGGACATAGTAGTTTTAATGCTTGTGCAGTTACAAACAAACAATTCTATGATAAATTAAGTGCAAAAGATAAAAAACTTGTAAAAGATGCTTCTGCTCATGCTGAGAAAGTGATTTTAAAAGAGGCTCAAAAACTTGATGCTTATGGTTTAGGAAGAATAGTAAGAACTAATCCTGATTATAAAATTGTTACTTTAACAAAAGAAGAGAGAAAAGCATTTAAAGAAAGAGCAAAACCAGTTCAAGAAAAATTTGCTTCAAAAAGTGCTTCAAATAAAAAACTTTTAGATCAAATGAGAATAGACCTAGAAGAAGCAGAAAAAAATGCAAAATAA
- a CDS encoding M24 family metallopeptidase: MREKLPFTKKEYVQRIRRVKSLMQQRRIDVLIATDPGNMNWLTGYDGWSFYVHQGVIISLDEDEPIWFGRLMDRNAALIKCYMKEDNLYGYPEKYVQNLDEHPMTWIGENILNKKKWDKCVIATERDSYYYTAEAHFRLTATLPNANFINANNLVNWARGVKSTKEIEFMKIAGRITQKIHQRVLDVVRVGIPKSHVVSQIYETAIAGVDGYGGDYPSIVPLLPSGADASASHITWDERPFKKNEATYFEISGCYKRYHCPMSRTIFMGKPNQKYYDAEKALIEAIEAGLEQAKPGNRTCDIANAVDTVMHKYGIDRNGARCGYPIGVSYPPDWGERTCSLRATDLTVLEPGMTFHFMPGIWQADWGMEITESIYITDTGVETFCDFPRELFIK, translated from the coding sequence ATGAGAGAAAAATTACCTTTTACTAAAAAAGAGTATGTCCAAAGGATTAGAAGAGTTAAATCATTGATGCAACAAAGAAGAATCGATGTTTTAATTGCAACTGATCCTGGAAATATGAATTGGCTTACAGGATATGATGGTTGGTCTTTTTATGTTCATCAAGGGGTTATTATTTCCCTTGATGAAGATGAGCCTATTTGGTTTGGAAGACTTATGGATAGAAATGCCGCATTGATAAAATGTTACATGAAAGAAGATAATCTTTATGGTTATCCAGAAAAATATGTACAAAATTTAGATGAACATCCAATGACATGGATTGGTGAAAATATTCTTAATAAAAAGAAATGGGATAAATGTGTAATAGCAACCGAGAGGGATAGTTATTATTATACGGCTGAGGCTCATTTTAGATTAACAGCAACTCTACCAAATGCAAACTTTATAAATGCAAATAACTTAGTCAATTGGGCTAGAGGAGTTAAATCTACAAAAGAGATTGAATTTATGAAAATAGCGGGGAGGATTACTCAAAAAATACATCAAAGAGTTTTAGATGTAGTAAGAGTTGGTATTCCAAAAAGTCATGTTGTTTCACAAATTTATGAAACTGCAATTGCAGGTGTTGATGGATATGGTGGTGATTATCCTTCAATTGTACCATTGTTACCTTCAGGTGCCGATGCATCTGCATCTCATATTACTTGGGATGAAAGACCTTTTAAAAAGAATGAGGCAACTTATTTTGAGATATCAGGTTGTTATAAAAGATATCATTGTCCTATGTCAAGAACTATTTTTATGGGCAAACCCAATCAAAAATATTATGATGCAGAAAAAGCTTTAATAGAAGCTATTGAGGCAGGACTTGAACAAGCTAAACCTGGAAATAGAACTTGTGATATTGCAAATGCAGTTGATACTGTAATGCATAAATATGGCATTGATAGAAATGGTGCAAGATGTGGTTACCCTATAGGAGTTAGTTATCCTCCTGATTGGGGTGAAAGAACTTGTAGTTTAAGGGCAACGGACTTAACTGTACTAGAACCTGGAATGACTTTCCATTTTATGCCAGGTATTTGGCAGGCTGATTGGGGAATGGAAATAACTGAAAGTATCTATATCACAGATACAGGAGTGGAAACTTTTTGTGATTTCCCAAGAGAGTTATTCATTAAATAG
- a CDS encoding NAD-dependent succinate-semialdehyde dehydrogenase, with product MGYSSTHFKSINPYTEETVYEIPMNTAEEVREIIENSQDVYVNSWRDSSFEQRAELLRAVAKEMKDNLDEYALPMTEEMGKPINEARGEVNKAAWAAEHYAQNAGEYLKTEFIDSDATESFVQYLPLGVTLGLLPWNAPFWLAFRYLAPALMSGNSCIMKHDSHTPLCAIKIVQAFEKAGMPKNLVQNVVINHSQIESIIRHPLVTGVSLTGSSKAGSAVGAIAGSEIKPVVLELGGSDAAIVLADTKDLEHAADVIVLSRYINAGQSCIAAKRIIVEEPIYEKFISLLKERFEKLTLGDPKDESTKIGPIARRELVEEMHEQVDRSVSAGARLVLGGNRMEGKGFFFPVTLLADVEPGMVVSCQETFGPIAAVIKAKDADHALEIANDTEYGLGGSVWTGDIEKGKKIASKIVTGQVSINGIVKSDPRLPSGGVKKSGLGRELGPHGIKMFVNTQQVWVGPVK from the coding sequence ATGGGATACAGTTCAACACATTTTAAATCAATCAATCCATACACTGAAGAGACAGTGTATGAGATTCCTATGAATACAGCTGAAGAAGTAAGAGAGATAATTGAAAACTCACAAGATGTTTATGTAAACTCTTGGAGAGACAGTTCTTTTGAACAAAGAGCTGAGCTTTTAAGAGCTGTTGCAAAAGAGATGAAAGACAATCTTGATGAATATGCACTACCTATGACTGAAGAGATGGGAAAACCTATCAATGAAGCAAGGGGAGAAGTAAATAAAGCAGCTTGGGCAGCAGAACACTATGCTCAAAATGCTGGGGAATATTTAAAAACTGAATTCATAGATTCTGATGCAACAGAAAGTTTTGTGCAATATTTACCTTTAGGTGTAACTTTAGGATTACTTCCTTGGAATGCACCTTTTTGGTTAGCTTTTAGATACTTAGCACCTGCTCTTATGTCAGGGAACTCTTGTATTATGAAACATGATTCTCATACACCTTTATGTGCAATTAAAATTGTACAAGCTTTTGAAAAAGCAGGTATGCCTAAAAATTTAGTTCAAAATGTAGTTATTAATCACTCACAAATTGAATCAATCATTAGACATCCACTTGTTACTGGGGTATCTTTAACAGGTTCATCAAAAGCTGGTTCAGCTGTTGGAGCAATTGCTGGAAGTGAGATCAAACCAGTAGTATTAGAACTTGGGGGAAGCGATGCAGCTATTGTATTAGCTGACACAAAAGATTTAGAACATGCAGCAGATGTAATTGTTCTTTCAAGATATATCAATGCTGGTCAATCTTGTATTGCTGCCAAAAGAATCATTGTGGAAGAACCTATTTATGAAAAATTTATCTCTTTATTAAAAGAGAGATTTGAGAAACTAACTTTAGGTGACCCAAAAGATGAATCAACAAAAATTGGTCCAATAGCTAGACGTGAGTTAGTTGAAGAGATGCACGAACAAGTTGATAGATCAGTAAGTGCAGGAGCAAGACTAGTTTTAGGTGGAAATAGAATGGAAGGAAAAGGATTCTTTTTTCCTGTAACCCTTTTAGCAGATGTAGAACCGGGAATGGTTGTATCTTGTCAAGAGACATTTGGCCCTATTGCAGCAGTTATTAAAGCAAAAGATGCAGACCATGCATTAGAAATTGCTAATGACACAGAATATGGTTTAGGTGGTTCAGTATGGACAGGTGATATTGAAAAAGGTAAAAAAATAGCAAGTAAAATTGTTACTGGTCAAGTTTCAATTAATGGAATTGTTAAATCAGATCCTAGACTTCCAAGTGGTGGAGTTAAAAAATCAGGTTTAGGAAGAGAATTAGGTCCTCATGGTATTAAAATGTTTGTGAATACTCAACAAGTTTGGGTAGGTCCTGTTAAATAG
- a CDS encoding aspartate aminotransferase family protein, which translates to MKNEMNTFEKHESEIRAYCRAVPTVFKSSSNAVMIDENDKEFIDFFAGAGVLNFGHNNPKMKDAVIDFIQRDGVIHSLDMFTDVKRDFINTFVKTVLEPRGWDNRKVQFTGPTGTNAVEAALKLARKVTGRTEIVAFNRGFHGMTLGALACTANNAFRSSSGVPLNNVIRDTFNDMDALENLRQKMFDLGSGMLPPAGFIVEPVQAEGGVRVATKEWLQGVQKLAKDTGALFILDSIQCGVGRCGSYFSFDDLDVDPDIIILAKGLGGFGTPIGMLVNKPEIDKAWGPGQHTGTFRGQGISFVAGKVGLEYFKDETFNNETKRKGDIIRETIDALNSKYDAVKGVRQKGMMLAIDFESAAMTKEITTKCFENGLIIGACSTGEIIKFIPPLTIEEDTLKEGLSRFVKSVEAILG; encoded by the coding sequence ATGAAAAATGAAATGAATACATTTGAAAAACACGAATCAGAAATTAGAGCATATTGTAGAGCAGTGCCAACTGTTTTTAAATCGTCATCAAACGCAGTAATGATAGATGAAAATGATAAAGAATTTATAGACTTTTTTGCAGGTGCAGGTGTTCTAAATTTTGGACATAATAATCCAAAAATGAAAGATGCAGTAATTGACTTCATCCAAAGAGATGGAGTTATTCACTCATTAGATATGTTTACAGATGTAAAAAGAGATTTTATAAATACATTTGTAAAAACTGTATTAGAACCACGAGGTTGGGACAATAGAAAAGTTCAATTCACAGGACCAACAGGAACAAATGCCGTTGAAGCTGCACTTAAATTAGCTAGAAAAGTTACTGGTAGAACAGAAATTGTTGCTTTTAATAGAGGTTTCCATGGTATGACTTTAGGTGCATTAGCTTGTACCGCAAACAATGCTTTTAGAAGTAGTTCAGGAGTTCCTTTAAATAATGTTATTAGAGATACTTTTAATGATATGGATGCTTTAGAAAACTTAAGACAAAAAATGTTTGATTTAGGTTCAGGGATGTTGCCTCCTGCTGGTTTTATTGTTGAGCCAGTACAAGCAGAAGGTGGTGTACGAGTTGCTACAAAAGAGTGGTTACAAGGTGTGCAAAAACTAGCAAAAGATACTGGAGCACTATTTATTTTAGACAGTATTCAATGTGGAGTAGGAAGATGTGGAAGCTACTTTAGTTTTGATGATTTAGATGTTGATCCAGATATTATTATTTTAGCAAAAGGTTTAGGTGGTTTTGGAACTCCTATTGGAATGTTAGTTAATAAACCAGAGATTGATAAAGCTTGGGGTCCAGGGCAACATACAGGTACATTTAGAGGACAAGGTATCTCTTTTGTAGCAGGTAAAGTTGGTTTAGAGTATTTCAAAGATGAAACTTTTAATAATGAAACAAAAAGAAAAGGTGACATTATAAGAGAGACTATAGATGCTTTAAACTCTAAATATGATGCTGTAAAAGGTGTAAGACAAAAAGGAATGATGTTAGCAATTGATTTTGAAAGTGCAGCAATGACAAAAGAGATTACAACTAAATGTTTTGAAAATGGTTTGATTATTGGAGCTTGTAGTACAGGTGAAATTATTAAATTTATTCCTCCATTGACAATTGAAGAAGATACTTTAAAAGAGGGTCTAAGCAGATTTGTAAAATCTGTTGAAGCAATCTTAGGTTAA
- a CDS encoding MFS transporter has product MIKNLFKSRVALLYILSISMVFSFSAWMSLLNNYVVEVASFDGSQIGILQSLREIPGFLAFTVILVIMFIAQQRLAYISMIALGLGVFLTGLYPSALGLYLTTILMSTGFHYLETLNQSLSLQWLDKSKAPIVLGKITAAKSFTSLIVFVLIYIMMKFYNVEYKYVYAFFGLVTSVVAIVAWIGFEHFKDDVVQEKKLVIKKEYWLFYVLTFFAGARRQIFVVFAGFLLVEKFGLDIENMVTLLFVNSVLNIYLAPKIGKFIVKVGESTTLKIEYIGLMLVFTSYAFVDNIYFAFFLYVIDNLLFSMAIALKTYFQKIADPKDIASASAVSFTINHIAAVFLPFFLGLIWLYSHSLVFIIGALIGLASFILSFLVPLHPSQGFETTLVKKESIV; this is encoded by the coding sequence ATGATAAAAAATCTTTTTAAATCAAGAGTAGCTTTACTTTATATATTATCAATATCTATGGTTTTTTCTTTTTCTGCTTGGATGAGTTTGCTTAATAATTATGTGGTAGAAGTGGCCTCTTTTGATGGTAGTCAAATAGGTATTTTACAAAGTTTAAGGGAAATTCCTGGTTTTTTGGCCTTTACAGTTATTTTAGTAATTATGTTTATTGCTCAACAAAGGTTAGCTTATATTTCAATGATAGCTTTAGGTTTGGGAGTATTTTTAACTGGACTTTATCCTAGTGCTTTGGGATTATATCTAACTACAATTTTGATGTCTACTGGGTTTCATTATTTAGAAACTTTAAATCAATCCTTATCTTTACAATGGCTTGATAAATCAAAAGCTCCAATAGTTTTGGGAAAAATTACAGCAGCTAAATCTTTTACTTCTCTTATCGTATTTGTTTTAATATATATTATGATGAAGTTTTATAATGTAGAGTATAAATATGTTTATGCTTTTTTTGGTTTAGTTACTTCAGTTGTTGCAATAGTTGCTTGGATAGGTTTTGAGCATTTTAAAGATGATGTTGTACAAGAGAAAAAATTGGTTATAAAAAAAGAGTATTGGCTTTTTTATGTTTTAACATTTTTTGCAGGGGCTAGAAGACAGATTTTTGTAGTATTTGCAGGATTTTTACTTGTAGAAAAGTTTGGCTTAGATATTGAAAATATGGTAACTTTACTTTTTGTTAATTCTGTTTTAAATATATATCTTGCTCCAAAAATTGGTAAGTTTATTGTAAAAGTAGGGGAGTCAACTACTTTAAAAATAGAGTATATTGGACTAATGTTAGTTTTTACTTCTTATGCTTTTGTTGATAATATATATTTTGCATTTTTCTTATATGTTATTGATAATCTATTATTTTCAATGGCAATTGCTTTAAAAACATATTTTCAAAAAATTGCAGATCCAAAAGATATAGCAAGTGCTAGTGCTGTTAGTTTTACTATCAATCATATTGCAGCTGTATTCTTACCATTTTTCTTAGGTTTGATTTGGTTATATTCTCATTCGCTTGTTTTTATAATTGGTGCGCTTATTGGTTTAGCCTCTTTTATTTTATCTTTTTTAGTTCCTCTTCATCCAAGCCAAGGGTTTGAAACTACTTTAGTAAAAAAAGAGAGTATTGTTTAA
- a CDS encoding ABC transporter permease, translating into MIHQLISLIRKEFLAIWSDKRSRIVIIIPPIIMLVLFSFAITMEVKNISIGILDRNNSSQSKELIRTLKYSDRFTQVLYLKSYDDLKEKIDSQEILAGIEIPQDFAKNMQKGNTANIGIIADGRKSTSAQIAVGYIQLSINNFFSKNKDTLVVRNWYNPNLENFWWILPNLVGSLTILIALILTSLSVARERELGTFEQISVAPLSPTILIIGKTIPPMIISILEASIIFLSAITFFGVPFIGSLTILIVSICAFVFSVVGFGLFISSISSTQQQGILGAFILLVPSILMSGFATPIENMPQWLIPFTNFIALKYFLILLKGLFLKDISWEIAIWEILPMIALGVVTLIIATWFFKKKVT; encoded by the coding sequence ATGATACATCAATTAATATCCCTTATAAGAAAAGAATTTTTAGCCATTTGGAGTGATAAGCGTTCTCGTATTGTAATTATTATACCACCAATTATTATGCTTGTATTATTCTCCTTTGCAATAACAATGGAAGTTAAAAATATCAGTATTGGTATTTTAGATAGAAATAATTCAAGTCAAAGTAAAGAACTTATTCGTACTTTGAAATATAGTGACCGTTTTACACAAGTACTTTATTTGAAAAGCTATGATGACTTAAAAGAGAAAATAGATTCTCAAGAAATCCTAGCTGGTATTGAGATACCTCAAGATTTTGCAAAGAATATGCAAAAAGGCAATACTGCAAACATAGGGATTATTGCAGATGGAAGGAAATCAACAAGTGCCCAAATAGCAGTTGGATATATTCAACTTAGTATTAATAACTTCTTTTCAAAAAACAAAGATACCTTAGTAGTTCGAAATTGGTATAATCCAAATTTAGAAAATTTTTGGTGGATACTTCCAAATTTAGTTGGAAGTTTAACTATACTTATTGCTTTGATTCTAACTTCTTTATCAGTTGCAAGGGAGAGGGAACTTGGAACCTTTGAACAAATCTCTGTAGCACCACTTAGCCCTACTATTTTAATCATTGGAAAGACTATTCCACCTATGATTATTAGTATCTTAGAAGCTAGTATTATTTTCTTAAGTGCCATTACATTTTTTGGTGTTCCTTTTATTGGTTCACTTACTATTTTAATTGTCTCAATATGTGCATTTGTCTTTTCAGTTGTTGGCTTTGGTTTATTTATCTCTTCTATTTCATCAACTCAACAGCAAGGAATCTTAGGAGCTTTTATACTTTTAGTACCTTCAATTTTGATGTCTGGATTTGCAACACCTATAGAAAATATGCCCCAATGGCTTATTCCTTTCACAAATTTTATTGCACTAAAGTATTTTTTGATACTTTTAAAAGGTCTATTTTTAAAAGATATCTCTTGGGAAATTGCAATCTGGGAAATTTTACCCATGATTGCACTAGGAGTTGTAACACTTATTATTGCAACTTGGTTTTTCAAAAAGAAAGTAACTTAA